In Patescibacteria group bacterium, a single genomic region encodes these proteins:
- the uvrA gene encoding excinuclease ABC subunit UvrA yields the protein MKKDEKIEAGKGAKGLTHVPLPASPTTSRGDLAIIVKGARTHNLKNITVEMPRNKMVVFTGLSGSGKSSLAFDTIFAEGQRRYVESLSAYARQFLHTMQKPDVDEIVGLSPAISIDQKSRSNNPRSTVATITEIYDYLRILYARIGKPHCPECSREIKKLSHEEIVKTIVEHVETVDLSKATKKVMGVAVNNLKVKIYAPVVVGRKGEYYQMLYDLLGKGYSEVKIDGVVKKLREQIVLDKNKKHDIDVLVDEFFVSEFGKSTGKTEKGEVKEIWHERLSESVERALAEANGLLKIELPNPEAKAGERGPSGTVILQDGIEERLISAKFLCPYDGFSYPEIEPRMFSFNSPYGACPECNGLGTKEFFGEETCTKCNGARLREEALHILLGGELDKNGVRHGGKNIVDIVAMSITDCDLFFRRFTKTLTANEKSICKVIVKEIDARLQFMINVGIEYLSLDRRAHTLSGGEAQRIRLASQLGSGLVGAMYVLDEPTIGLHSRDNDRLIKTLLHLRDIGNTIIVVEHDEDTIYSSDYIVDIGPKAGVHGGEVVVSGYLDELLTAKKNTSGSVTLDYLRGDVAIEIPEERRTQDKGMLKIRNANIFNIKGMDVDVPLSRLVTVTGVSGSGKSSLMYEVIHKNLQARFERKYRSNETYNCSSFTGTEYIGRTILIDQSPIGRTPRSNPATYTGAFTFIRDLFAASTEARARGWKANRFSFNVKGGRCEVCQGNGEIAVEMHFLPTVYVPCDVCNGKRFMKETLEVKYKKKSIYDVLTMTIDEALEFFHDIPSIADRLETLQEVGLGYLQLGQSATTLSGGEAQRVKISSELYRPHMQKTIYLLDEPSIGLHYEDVKKLIEILQKLVVKGNTVMVIEHNLDIIKSSDYVIDIGPEGGSGGGKLVAKGTPEEVANNAKSYTGKYLKKMLNK from the coding sequence ATGAAAAAAGACGAAAAAATTGAGGCAGGGAAAGGCGCCAAGGGCCTCACTCACGTGCCGCTTCCGGCATCTCCAACCACTTCCCGCGGTGATCTCGCGATCATCGTGAAGGGCGCGCGTACTCACAATCTGAAAAATATCACGGTAGAGATGCCACGCAACAAAATGGTTGTTTTTACCGGTCTCTCTGGCTCGGGAAAATCATCGCTCGCATTCGATACTATTTTCGCCGAAGGACAGCGCCGCTATGTTGAGTCGCTCTCCGCATACGCCCGTCAATTTCTCCACACCATGCAGAAGCCCGATGTCGACGAGATCGTTGGTCTTTCGCCAGCCATTTCTATTGACCAAAAGTCACGCTCGAACAATCCGCGCTCGACCGTGGCCACTATCACCGAAATCTACGACTATCTCCGTATCTTGTACGCACGTATCGGCAAGCCGCACTGCCCGGAATGCAGCCGTGAGATCAAAAAGCTATCGCATGAAGAGATCGTGAAGACCATCGTCGAACATGTCGAGACTGTCGACCTCTCCAAGGCGACCAAAAAAGTGATGGGCGTGGCCGTGAATAATCTGAAAGTGAAAATCTACGCGCCCGTCGTCGTCGGTCGCAAGGGCGAATATTATCAGATGCTCTACGATCTCCTCGGCAAAGGGTACAGCGAGGTGAAGATCGACGGTGTCGTCAAAAAACTCCGCGAGCAGATCGTCCTCGATAAAAACAAGAAGCACGATATCGACGTCCTTGTCGACGAATTTTTCGTGAGCGAATTTGGGAAATCAACAGGCAAAACTGAAAAGGGGGAGGTGAAAGAGATCTGGCACGAGCGCCTTTCAGAGTCTGTTGAGCGTGCACTTGCAGAAGCCAATGGCCTGCTTAAAATCGAGCTGCCAAACCCTGAGGCGAAGGCAGGTGAGCGTGGACCATCGGGCACTGTTATCCTCCAGGACGGTATCGAAGAGCGCCTCATCTCGGCGAAATTCCTCTGTCCATACGACGGCTTCTCATATCCCGAGATCGAGCCACGCATGTTTTCTTTCAACTCGCCATATGGCGCGTGTCCGGAATGTAACGGCCTCGGCACCAAGGAATTTTTCGGTGAAGAGACCTGTACCAAGTGCAACGGCGCGCGTCTGCGCGAAGAGGCTTTGCATATTTTGCTCGGCGGGGAACTCGACAAAAATGGCGTGCGACACGGTGGCAAAAACATCGTCGATATCGTCGCAATGTCGATCACCGATTGCGACCTCTTTTTCAGACGATTCACCAAGACTCTCACGGCAAATGAAAAAAGCATTTGCAAAGTGATCGTGAAGGAGATCGACGCGCGTCTGCAATTTATGATCAACGTGGGTATCGAATATCTTTCGCTCGACCGACGCGCCCATACGCTGTCTGGTGGTGAGGCGCAGCGTATTCGTCTCGCGTCGCAGCTGGGTTCCGGTCTGGTCGGCGCTATGTACGTGCTCGACGAGCCGACCATTGGTTTGCATTCACGTGACAACGATCGCCTCATCAAAACCCTGCTCCATCTGCGCGATATCGGCAACACTATCATCGTGGTGGAGCATGACGAAGACACGATTTATTCCTCCGATTACATTGTGGACATCGGGCCAAAGGCTGGCGTGCATGGCGGCGAAGTCGTGGTGTCGGGATATCTCGACGAGCTTCTCACTGCGAAGAAAAATACGAGCGGCTCGGTGACCCTCGATTATCTCCGTGGCGACGTGGCGATTGAGATTCCTGAAGAACGGCGTACCCAGGACAAGGGCATGCTGAAGATCCGCAATGCGAACATTTTCAATATCAAAGGTATGGACGTGGATGTGCCACTCAGCCGATTGGTGACGGTGACTGGCGTGTCGGGTTCCGGAAAGTCGTCACTCATGTATGAGGTCATCCACAAAAATCTCCAGGCGCGTTTTGAGCGAAAGTACCGCAGCAACGAAACATACAATTGCTCGTCCTTCACCGGCACTGAATATATCGGCCGCACCATTCTCATCGACCAATCGCCAATCGGTCGCACCCCGCGTTCGAATCCTGCGACGTACACCGGCGCCTTCACTTTCATCCGCGACCTTTTCGCCGCGAGCACGGAAGCCCGTGCTCGCGGCTGGAAAGCCAACCGTTTTTCTTTCAACGTGAAGGGCGGTCGCTGCGAAGTCTGTCAGGGCAACGGCGAAATCGCCGTGGAAATGCACTTCCTCCCGACCGTCTACGTCCCCTGCGATGTCTGCAACGGCAAGCGTTTCATGAAAGAAACCCTCGAGGTCAAATACAAAAAGAAGTCGATCTACGACGTGCTCACTATGACTATCGACGAGGCTCTAGAGTTTTTTCACGACATCCCTTCGATCGCGGATCGTCTCGAAACGTTGCAAGAAGTGGGGCTCGGATATCTCCAGCTCGGTCAATCGGCCACCACTCTTTCCGGCGGTGAAGCGCAGCGCGTGAAGATTTCTTCCGAGCTCTATCGTCCGCACATGCAGAAGACTATTTACTTGCTCGACGAACCGTCCATCGGTCTGCACTACGAAGATGTGAAGAAGCTCATCGAGATTCTTCAGAAGCTCGTCGTGAAAGGGAACACCGTCATGGTCATCGAACACAATCTCGATATTATTAAATCTTCCGACTACGTCATCGACATCGGCCCTGAAGGCGGCTCTGGCGGCGGCAAGCTTGTCGCCAAAGGTACTCCCGAAGAAGTGGCGAATAACGCGAAGTCGTACACAGGCAAGTATTTGAAGAAGATGTTGAATAAGTAA
- a CDS encoding MGMT family protein, with product MVSSFSKKVLKVVRAIPKGRILSYQMVARKAGKPNAARAVGSIMKRNYDPAIPCHRVVPSSAFVLGTNKLVSADSKVIARKLGHYNRGHERKVALLIAEGAIK from the coding sequence ATGGTCTCTAGTTTTAGCAAAAAAGTTTTAAAAGTCGTTCGAGCCATCCCAAAGGGTCGGATCCTCTCGTATCAAATGGTCGCGCGCAAGGCGGGGAAGCCGAATGCCGCTCGCGCTGTCGGCAGCATCATGAAGCGCAATTATGATCCGGCAATTCCGTGTCATCGTGTCGTGCCGAGCTCGGCATTTGTGCTGGGCACCAACAAACTCGTTTCCGCTGATTCGAAAGTGATCGCCCGCAAGCTCGGCCACTACAACCGCGGCCACGAAAGGAAAGTGGCGCTGCTCATCGCCGAAGGGGCGATCAAGTAG
- a CDS encoding PH domain-containing protein: MNPSSLQTQFPLSASKKFMKKMLEKAISVFLLSVLFSAVVGVVLFVIASSGDGVSDNAWIGSVAIAVGFFLLFFLVVMGLYAWYFKTYIKRYYYSADKDFLTIKKNVFTPTEIHVQYQKIQDVYVDQDLLDRFIGLYDVHIASATVSSGIEAHIDGVEKAAAEGLKTFLLNSIRGGAVGSTSSATAQTGTMAAAAQPATKKLTLSEKISNEQYPLTTKWYWVSMLGIVLSNIFMSVIFGLWWGGKNTELTVVNLYLGIGIFVVLTIWRLITLAIWKGNYRFDFLEDYIYYKDGVFSLNERHMPYTSVQDVSVSQGIINRIFGLANVTILDATQVVIANSKGQETAPMGITIQGLSIEDARKIANVVKTSILGISTRGANGL; the protein is encoded by the coding sequence ATGAATCCATCAAGTCTGCAGACTCAATTTCCGCTGAGCGCCTCAAAGAAGTTTATGAAGAAAATGTTGGAGAAGGCGATCTCTGTCTTTCTTCTCAGTGTCCTCTTCAGTGCGGTTGTGGGAGTGGTCCTTTTTGTCATCGCTTCCTCTGGAGATGGGGTATCGGATAATGCTTGGATCGGCTCTGTGGCTATTGCTGTCGGATTTTTCCTTTTGTTCTTTCTTGTTGTAATGGGCCTCTATGCTTGGTATTTCAAAACCTACATCAAGCGATATTATTACTCTGCCGACAAAGATTTCTTGACGATTAAGAAAAATGTCTTCACCCCAACCGAAATCCATGTGCAATATCAGAAGATTCAAGATGTGTATGTTGATCAGGACCTTCTCGATCGTTTCATTGGTTTGTATGATGTGCATATTGCAAGTGCGACTGTCTCTTCTGGTATTGAGGCACATATTGATGGTGTAGAAAAAGCAGCAGCAGAAGGTCTAAAAACATTCTTACTCAATTCTATTCGTGGCGGTGCTGTCGGCAGCACATCTTCAGCTACGGCGCAGACCGGCACTATGGCAGCAGCGGCTCAGCCGGCTACGAAAAAACTAACTCTCTCGGAAAAGATCTCGAATGAGCAGTATCCTCTCACGACCAAGTGGTATTGGGTATCGATGCTCGGCATCGTGCTCAGCAACATCTTCATGTCGGTGATTTTCGGATTGTGGTGGGGCGGAAAGAACACGGAATTGACCGTGGTGAACCTGTATCTCGGCATCGGCATTTTTGTTGTCCTCACTATCTGGCGTCTCATCACGTTGGCTATTTGGAAAGGCAATTATCGGTTTGATTTTTTGGAAGACTATATTTACTACAAGGACGGCGTCTTTAGTCTGAATGAACGACACATGCCGTATACGTCGGTGCAGGATGTGAGCGTGAGTCAGGGCATCATCAATCGTATATTCGGTCTTGCCAACGTGACGATCCTCGATGCGACTCAAGTCGTGATCGCGAATTCCAAAGGCCAAGAAACTGCACCGATGGGGATCACTATCCAAGGTCTTTCGATCGAGGACGCTCGAAAAATTGCCAATGTGGTGAAGACTTCGATTCTCGGTATCAGTACTCGTGGTGCAAATGGTCTCTAG